The Polycladomyces zharkentensis genome window below encodes:
- the ftsX gene encoding permease-like cell division protein FtsX, which translates to MKIDTMFRHAREAVKSLRRNSWMTFAAVSAVAVTLLIFGFFLVFAFNVSYWAGELDKQMGVTAFVSQTATTYDVDALKKQISQMPEVKSVEFVPKSAGLEQMKKQWGKDSTFLEGLEGNQNPLPDMFRIVPKNPQKIEELESKIKQLNQIDDADSGDGVSDKLLDLSYYVRIVVLVFGTGLAVLAAFLISNTIKLTIFARRREIEIMRLVGASNWFIRWPFFIEGALIGILGSIVPVTIVLVVYNAFLHIMDAGQGYNFFKALDMWPLSLYVTLLTMALGVVIGVWGSIMSIRRFLKV; encoded by the coding sequence ATGAAGATTGATACGATGTTCCGCCATGCTCGCGAGGCGGTCAAAAGTTTACGCAGAAACTCGTGGATGACGTTCGCCGCGGTCAGTGCGGTGGCCGTCACCTTGCTCATTTTCGGATTCTTTCTCGTGTTTGCCTTCAATGTCAGCTATTGGGCCGGCGAATTGGACAAACAGATGGGTGTAACGGCGTTCGTCTCGCAGACGGCCACTACGTATGACGTGGATGCGTTGAAAAAACAGATCTCGCAGATGCCGGAAGTGAAAAGCGTGGAATTCGTCCCCAAATCGGCGGGACTGGAACAGATGAAAAAGCAATGGGGGAAAGATTCCACATTCCTGGAAGGATTGGAAGGGAACCAGAACCCGTTGCCTGACATGTTCCGTATTGTGCCCAAAAACCCGCAAAAAATCGAGGAATTGGAGAGCAAGATCAAACAGCTCAACCAAATCGATGATGCCGACTCCGGTGACGGGGTCTCCGACAAACTGCTCGATCTGTCCTATTACGTCCGTATCGTGGTGTTGGTCTTCGGAACCGGGTTGGCCGTCTTGGCTGCGTTCCTGATCTCCAACACCATCAAACTGACCATCTTCGCCCGCCGCCGTGAAATTGAGATCATGCGGTTGGTGGGGGCGAGTAACTGGTTTATTCGTTGGCCGTTTTTCATTGAAGGTGCCTTGATCGGGATTTTGGGATCGATTGTGCCGGTGACGATCGTGTTGGTGGTGTATAACGCGTTCCTCCACATCATGGATGCGGGTCAGGGGTACAACTTCTTCAAAGCGTTGGACATGTGGCCCCTGTCTCTGTATGTCACGCTGTTGACCATGGCGTTGGGTGTTGTGATCGGAGTCTGGGGAAGTATCATGTCGATTCGCCGATTCCTGAAAGTCTGA